In Porites lutea chromosome 9, jaPorLute2.1, whole genome shotgun sequence, a single window of DNA contains:
- the LOC140948816 gene encoding NADH dehydrogenase [ubiquinone] 1 alpha subcomplex subunit 5-like gives MASSYVKRTTALVGLTVAKAPRKTLTKLYKDTLEVLGSMPKSAQYRIHAEQITKQRLGLVEQESDIPTLENKLGAGQIEEVIKQAEDELSLAKKMQDWQPWEALQSPPPENQWTWP, from the exons ATGGCGTCCAGTTACGTGAAAAGG ACAACTGCTTTAGTTGGATTAACAGTTGCTAAAGCACCAAGAAAG ACTCTTACAAAACTGTATAAAGATACCTTGGAGGTTCTTGGAAGTATGCCAAAAAGTGCTCAGTACCGAATACATGCAGAACAAATCACTAAACAGAGACTAGGTCTTGTGGAACAG GAGAGCGACATACCTACACTGGAAAACAAACTTGGAGCTGGTCAAATTGAAGAAGTAATTAAACAG gcagAAGATGAGTTGTCTTTAGCTAAGAAAATGCAAGATTGGCAGCCATGGGAAGCCTTACAAAGCCCCCCTCCTGAAAACCAGTGGACATGGCCATAA
- the LOC140948079 gene encoding uncharacterized protein, whose amino-acid sequence MQFPAQPPPQVTGISPSASYGCGPVIGLQVPMWAHIPQTPQAAVIGNMMPYPTQPLQYQPCFVPPVQPSNHGMYLNNQVQSYSLMPQPYLPVPTNRGFRQPVGMRQPPNMPYVMQQDYMPVTPPMGSTGIAPPQPPQTHPRPPVYELSCVQQAQQYAPQCSKPPKYFSAFVQKRSGILSQEAYYQHSETNLGHINTCEEKETPRLQAKSDEQCGNPDVHPLQEEQSAEGNKQIIDPNSLSISPVERGPTPDPVLLLGNSESPEPIPTRSLSETTLVPSPPSSDDGRETVCNSPLSLSDCEEEAELTAAEDDNIPTKDTSGACSSIQKLEPEQPYDNEIIKESSDSLNQEHHSFNKPRVQTVCSPSFLIKGADVTALHPSVTSSANICSSNTPERHTISAKPIRSHIDTPMYNSGHSRVLCQLSHATGTSRQCNRATKRPLTTHFRQLFKPIPYNDKEEENDGTD is encoded by the exons ATGCAGTTTCCAGCTCAGCCTCCTCCTCAAGTCACTGGTATTTCT CCATCAGCTTCTTACGGATGTGGTCCAGTTATAGGCCTTCAAGTACCAATGTGGGCACATATTCCTCAAACTCCTCAAGCTGCAGTCATAGGAAACATGATGCCTTACCCTACACAACCATTGCAATACCAACCTTGTTTTGTTCCTCCAGTTCAGCCCTCCAACCATGGCATGTACTTAAACAATCAAGTACAGTCGTACAGCTTGATGCCACAACCATACTTACCTGTACCAACTAATAGAGGATTCAGACAACCAGTTGGAATGAGACAGCCACCAAATATGCCATATGTAATGCAACAAGATTATATGCCAGTCACACCCCCCATGGGCAGTACTGGTATAGCACCTCCTCAGCCTCCTCAGACACATCCAAGACCCCCAGTGTATGAACTATCATGTGTTCAACAAGCACAGCAGTATGCACCCCAGTGTTCCAAGCCACCAAAATATTTCTCTGCATTTGTCCAGAAAAGATCTGGAATCTTAAGTCAGGAGGCATATTATCAACACTCAGAGACAAACCTTGGTCATATTAATACGTGCGAGGAAAAAGAAACACCAAGACTACAAGCAAAGTCAGATGAACAGTGTGGAAATCCTGATGTTCATCCATTACAAGAGGAACAGTCAGCTgaaggaaacaaacaaataattgaTCCAAATTCACTGTCAATCAGCCCAGTGGAACGAGGTCCCACACCTGATCCTGTCTTATTGTTAGGTAACTCGGAATCCCCAGAGCCTATTCCTACCCGTTCACTAAGTGAAACTACTTTGGTACCAAGTCCACCATCCTCAGATGATGGTAGAGAAACAGTATGCAACAGCCCATTGTCCCTGTCAGACTGTGAGGAAGAGGCTGAATTAACAGCTGCAGAGGATGATAACATTCCTACTAAAGACACAAGTGGTGCTTGTTCTTCTATCCAAAAGTTGGAACCTGAGCAGCCTTATGACAATGAAATAATCAAAGAGAGCTCTGATTCACTCAATCAAGAACACCATAGCTTCAATAAACCCAGAGTACAAACCGTGTGTTCACCTTCCTTTCTAATCAAAGGAGCTGATGTTACAGCTCTTCATCCTTCAGTCACTAGTTCTGCAAATATCTGTAGCTCTAATACCCCAGAGAGACATACCATCAGTGCTAAGCCAATAAGGTCACATATTGACACACCAATGTATAACAGTGGTCATAGTAGAGTCTTATGTCAGTTATCACATGCAACTGGTACTTCTCGACAATGTAACAGAGCCACTAAACGTCCTTTGACAACTCACTTTAGGCAGCTATTCAAGCCCATACCATACAATGACAAAGAGGAAGAAAATGATGGTACAGATTAA